From the Arthrobacter sp. PM3 genome, one window contains:
- a CDS encoding DUF3618 domain-containing protein, with protein sequence MSENPDVIRADIEATRARLGTNVDAVADKVTPSHVVQRQTDRIKENVKDAVFGAKEKVMGAADHATGSAGAHVGDAGSAIGHAPAEVKARTQGNPLAAGLIAFGAGLLVSSLFPASEKEREAADALKTAAEPLTTELTEAAKHVAEGLKEPAQAAVEQVKATAADATEHVKAEGQDAVADVKDRTLEARDNVRQV encoded by the coding sequence ATGAGTGAAAACCCGGATGTCATCCGAGCAGATATCGAAGCAACCCGCGCGCGGCTCGGCACCAATGTGGACGCCGTGGCGGACAAGGTCACCCCATCGCACGTCGTCCAGCGGCAAACTGACAGAATCAAAGAAAACGTCAAGGACGCCGTCTTTGGCGCGAAAGAGAAGGTCATGGGGGCAGCGGACCACGCCACGGGCAGCGCCGGCGCGCACGTTGGTGACGCCGGCTCTGCGATCGGGCATGCGCCCGCTGAGGTGAAGGCCAGGACGCAGGGCAACCCGCTCGCGGCAGGCCTCATCGCTTTTGGGGCCGGATTGCTGGTCTCCTCCCTGTTCCCGGCCAGTGAGAAGGAACGCGAAGCCGCGGACGCACTGAAGACTGCGGCCGAACCGCTTACGACGGAGCTGACAGAGGCGGCGAAGCACGTGGCCGAGGGCCTCAAGGAACCCGCCCAGGCGGCAGTGGAACAGGTCAAGGCCACGGCTGCAGACGCTACCGAGCACGTCAAGGCGGAGGGTCAGGACGCCGTTGCGGACGTCAAGGACCGCACCCTCGAAGCCAGGGACAACGTCCGGCAGGTGTAG
- a CDS encoding phage holin family protein, with the protein MSEIPPTTAQAKAETSSLGDLLGEVTRDMSTLMRQEVELAKVELKQSAARAGKGSGMLAGAGVAGNFALLFLSLALWWALGTLMGLGWSGVVVALIWGITAAVLASIGRRELKAVKGLPQTAATLQEIPPTLKPTP; encoded by the coding sequence ATGAGCGAAATCCCTCCGACCACCGCTCAAGCGAAGGCTGAAACGTCCTCCCTCGGCGACCTCCTGGGCGAGGTCACCCGGGACATGTCCACCCTGATGCGGCAGGAGGTCGAGCTTGCCAAGGTCGAACTGAAGCAGTCGGCCGCCCGGGCCGGCAAGGGCAGCGGAATGCTTGCCGGAGCAGGTGTCGCGGGCAACTTCGCGCTCCTGTTCCTGTCCCTGGCGCTCTGGTGGGCGCTCGGCACCCTGATGGGACTGGGCTGGTCCGGCGTCGTCGTCGCCCTGATCTGGGGCATCACTGCCGCCGTCCTGGCCTCGATCGGCCGCAGGGAACTCAAAGCGGTCAAGGGCCTGCCCCAGACCGCCGCGACCCTTCAGGAAATCCCGCCCACGCTCAAGCCCACCCCCTAG
- a CDS encoding spermidine synthase has translation MAKRGRGRTAGGGAAATKADAPGVVELSKGSRPAGPVAGVYYIDTGDCELIPDQDNSAGWLLRINGVMSSHIDLDDPLFLDFEYMRWIAALVESRWPRELKPKLRALHLGGGACSLARYFHAAYPDARQVVVELDGKLAEYVRGWFDLPKAPLLRLRVGEAREVTESLTPQTRDLIIRDVFAGSLTPRPLTTREFADHARRVLAPGGVYVVNSGDAPDLRNAREDAATIADAFAHTVIIADPAMLKGRRYGNMIIAGSDSPFDDDPGLARRLLGGAVPAHIWNDGKVRAFAAGAAVRHDPKRPELKTPDLPNPDLPTPSTAP, from the coding sequence ATGGCGAAGCGGGGCAGGGGCCGCACTGCAGGGGGCGGTGCAGCAGCAACCAAAGCCGACGCGCCAGGGGTGGTGGAGCTCTCCAAGGGTTCCCGCCCGGCCGGTCCTGTGGCCGGGGTGTACTACATCGACACCGGCGACTGCGAACTGATCCCCGACCAGGACAACTCCGCCGGCTGGCTGCTGCGCATCAACGGCGTCATGAGCTCGCACATCGACCTCGACGACCCCTTGTTCCTCGACTTCGAGTACATGCGCTGGATCGCCGCCCTGGTCGAGTCGCGCTGGCCGCGCGAATTAAAGCCGAAGCTGCGCGCCCTGCACCTTGGCGGCGGGGCATGCTCGCTGGCCCGCTACTTCCACGCCGCGTACCCGGACGCCCGGCAGGTTGTGGTCGAGCTCGACGGCAAGCTGGCCGAGTATGTACGCGGCTGGTTTGACCTGCCCAAGGCCCCGCTGCTGCGCCTGCGGGTGGGGGAGGCCCGCGAAGTCACCGAGAGCCTGACCCCGCAGACCCGGGATCTGATCATCCGCGACGTCTTCGCCGGCTCCCTGACCCCGCGGCCGCTCACCACGCGGGAGTTCGCAGACCATGCCCGGCGTGTCCTCGCGCCGGGCGGGGTCTACGTGGTCAACTCCGGTGATGCTCCGGACCTCAGGAATGCCCGCGAAGACGCCGCCACCATCGCGGACGCGTTTGCGCACACCGTGATCATCGCGGACCCGGCCATGCTCAAGGGCCGGCGCTACGGCAACATGATCATCGCCGGCAGCGACAGCCCGTTCGACGACGATCCCGGACTCGCGCGCCGCCTCCTGGGCGGGGCGGTCCCCGCCCATATCTGGAACGACGGGAAGGTGCGGGCCTTCGCGGCCGGCGCCGCCGTCCGCCACGACCCGAAGCGGCCGGAACTGAAGACCCCGGACCTCCCCAACCCGGACCTCCCAACCCCGTCGACTGCTCCGTAA
- a CDS encoding LysR family transcriptional regulator, whose amino-acid sequence MNANPDDLLVLLAVSRSGKFTTAAQALGLNHTTVSRRIAALEKALGGRVLSRAAGGWELTDLGAEAVRVAEQVEGAVRTLDQPGHTPDPITGVVRMTATDGFSAYIAAPAVARLRRDHPGLSVEIITVTRRALQQRSGLDIEVVVGEPQVHRAEAAQLGEYMLGMYASRSYLDEYGTPASVEELTAHSLVYFVDSMLQVDDLDAPRRLVPAMRDGLSSTNVFVHVEATRAGAGIGFLPCFTADRHPDLVRLLPEDFAELLPYWMVLRPDSMRRPAVAALVQALREETAAHRDALLGRGYAPPGRTS is encoded by the coding sequence ATGAATGCCAATCCCGACGACCTTCTGGTCCTGCTCGCCGTCTCCCGTTCGGGGAAATTTACGACGGCGGCCCAGGCCCTCGGGCTGAACCACACCACTGTCTCGCGGCGGATCGCCGCCCTGGAGAAGGCGCTGGGCGGCCGGGTCCTCTCGCGCGCGGCGGGCGGCTGGGAGCTCACCGACCTTGGCGCCGAGGCCGTGCGGGTGGCGGAACAGGTGGAAGGCGCCGTGCGCACCCTGGACCAGCCCGGGCACACGCCGGACCCCATCACCGGAGTGGTCCGGATGACCGCCACTGACGGGTTCAGCGCCTACATCGCCGCGCCGGCCGTGGCCCGGCTCCGCCGCGACCACCCCGGCCTGAGCGTGGAGATCATCACCGTGACGCGGCGGGCACTGCAGCAGCGTTCGGGACTGGACATCGAGGTGGTGGTCGGCGAGCCGCAGGTGCACCGGGCCGAGGCGGCTCAGCTGGGCGAATACATGCTGGGCATGTACGCCTCCCGCAGCTATCTGGACGAGTACGGGACCCCGGCCAGCGTGGAGGAACTCACGGCGCATTCCCTCGTGTATTTCGTCGATTCGATGCTGCAAGTGGACGATCTGGACGCCCCGCGGCGGCTGGTGCCGGCGATGCGGGACGGACTGAGTTCCACCAATGTCTTTGTCCACGTGGAGGCAACCCGCGCCGGCGCCGGTATCGGCTTCCTGCCCTGCTTCACGGCGGACCGGCATCCGGACCTCGTCCGGCTACTGCCCGAGGACTTCGCCGAGCTGCTCCCCTACTGGATGGTGCTGCGGCCGGATTCGATGCGCCGGCCTGCTGTCGCGGCCCTGGTGCAAGCCCTGCGCGAAGAGACCGCGGCGCACCGCGATGCCCTTCTGGGCCGCGGCTACGCCCCGCCCGGCCGGACTTCGTAG
- a CDS encoding MFS transporter — MSVNERSATSPAVPASKGSGLKKIVAASMVGTVVEWYEFFLYATAATLVFGKYFFPATGNDLDGIIQAFLTYAVGFVARPLGGVVFGQIGDKLGRKPTLQLTIIIIGVSTFLMGCLPGFASIGYLAPALLVILRFIQGFALGGEWGGAVLLVAEHSPNKSRGFWSSWPQAAVPVGNLLATLVLFIMSNALSAADFLGWGWRVAFWLSAVIVFVGYYIRTHVSEAPIFLEAKAQMEAEQAVSYGVREVVRKYPKGILQAMGLRFAENIMYYLVVSFSIVYLKSVHKYDTSSLLLALLIAHLVHFLIIPQIGRLVDSWGRKPVYLVGAISGATWPFFAFPMFDTKSPVIIVLAVTIGLCLHGFMYAGQPALMSELFPTRMRYAGVSLGSQVTSIFAGSLAPLLATAWLKDTGSWLPTAIYLVVACAVTTVAVLSLKETKGIALEDVDRADAEREGLAAAAAR, encoded by the coding sequence ATGAGCGTAAACGAACGCTCTGCAACATCGCCCGCCGTACCCGCATCCAAGGGTTCCGGGCTCAAGAAGATCGTCGCAGCATCGATGGTGGGAACCGTCGTCGAATGGTACGAATTCTTCCTCTACGCCACCGCCGCCACCTTGGTGTTCGGCAAGTACTTCTTCCCCGCCACCGGCAACGACCTGGACGGCATCATCCAGGCGTTCCTGACCTACGCCGTTGGCTTTGTGGCCCGCCCGCTCGGCGGAGTGGTCTTCGGCCAGATCGGCGACAAGCTGGGCCGCAAGCCCACGCTGCAGCTGACCATCATCATCATTGGTGTCTCCACCTTCCTGATGGGCTGCCTCCCGGGCTTCGCGTCGATCGGCTACCTGGCGCCGGCACTGCTGGTCATCCTGCGCTTCATCCAGGGCTTCGCGCTGGGCGGCGAATGGGGCGGCGCCGTGCTGCTGGTCGCCGAGCACAGCCCCAACAAGTCTCGCGGGTTCTGGTCCAGCTGGCCCCAGGCCGCCGTTCCGGTGGGCAACCTGCTGGCCACCCTGGTCCTGTTCATCATGTCCAACGCCCTCAGCGCGGCCGACTTCCTCGGCTGGGGCTGGCGTGTGGCGTTCTGGCTCTCGGCCGTGATCGTGTTCGTCGGCTACTACATCCGAACCCACGTCTCCGAGGCCCCGATCTTCCTCGAGGCGAAAGCGCAGATGGAAGCCGAGCAGGCTGTCAGCTACGGCGTGCGCGAAGTCGTCCGCAAGTACCCCAAGGGCATTCTGCAGGCCATGGGGCTGCGGTTCGCCGAAAACATCATGTACTACCTCGTGGTGAGCTTCTCAATCGTTTACCTCAAGAGCGTCCACAAGTACGACACTTCGTCGTTGCTGCTCGCCCTGCTGATCGCCCATCTGGTTCACTTCCTGATCATCCCGCAGATCGGCCGCCTCGTGGACAGCTGGGGCCGCAAGCCGGTCTACCTGGTCGGCGCCATCAGCGGCGCCACGTGGCCGTTCTTCGCCTTCCCGATGTTCGACACCAAGAGCCCGGTGATCATCGTCTTGGCCGTCACGATCGGCCTGTGCCTGCACGGCTTCATGTATGCCGGCCAGCCGGCCCTGATGTCGGAGCTGTTCCCCACCCGGATGCGGTACGCCGGCGTTTCGCTGGGCTCGCAGGTCACCTCGATCTTTGCCGGTTCGCTGGCGCCGCTCTTGGCGACCGCGTGGCTCAAGGACACCGGCTCCTGGCTGCCGACCGCAATCTACCTCGTGGTCGCCTGTGCCGTCACCACTGTGGCGGTGCTGAGCCTGAAGGAAACCAAGGGCATTGCCCTGGAAGACGTGGACCGGGCCGACGCCGAACGCGAAGGCCTGGCTGCAGCAGCCGCACGCTGA
- a CDS encoding 3-hydroxybutyrate dehydrogenase: MENTLNGRKALVTGGASGIGAASARALAARGAKVVIADVDESAAAALADEIGGTSWAVNLLDVDSLQTLSLDCDILVNNAGIQRISPIEEFALDDFRRLITLMLEAPFLLIRAALPHMYANNFGRIINLSSVHGIRASPFKSAYVSAKHGLEGLSKVTALEGGAHGVTSNCINPGYVRTPLVESQIADQAKVHGIEESEVLAKIMLTESAVKRLVEPEEVASLVAWLASDDAGMVTGASYTMDGGWSAR, encoded by the coding sequence ATGGAAAACACGCTGAACGGACGCAAGGCACTGGTTACCGGCGGTGCCAGCGGGATCGGCGCGGCCAGCGCCCGCGCCCTGGCCGCCCGCGGGGCCAAAGTGGTCATCGCGGACGTGGACGAGTCCGCCGCCGCGGCCCTCGCCGACGAGATCGGCGGCACCTCGTGGGCCGTCAACCTGCTCGACGTCGACTCCCTCCAGACGCTCAGCCTGGACTGCGACATCCTGGTGAACAACGCCGGCATCCAGCGCATCAGCCCCATCGAGGAGTTCGCTCTGGACGATTTCCGCCGCCTTATCACGCTCATGCTCGAGGCGCCGTTCCTGCTGATCCGGGCCGCGCTGCCGCATATGTACGCCAACAACTTCGGCCGGATCATCAACCTGTCGTCCGTCCACGGGATTCGGGCCTCGCCGTTCAAGAGTGCCTACGTCTCGGCCAAGCACGGCTTGGAGGGCCTGAGCAAGGTCACCGCGCTCGAGGGCGGCGCCCACGGCGTCACCTCCAACTGCATCAACCCCGGCTACGTCCGCACACCCCTGGTCGAGTCGCAGATCGCGGACCAGGCCAAGGTGCACGGCATTGAAGAGTCGGAGGTCCTCGCCAAGATCATGCTGACCGAATCCGCGGTCAAGCGGCTGGTGGAGCCCGAGGAAGTCGCGTCCCTGGTGGCGTGGCTGGCCTCCGACGACGCCGGTATGGTCACCGGCGCCAGCTACACGATGGACGGCGGCTGGTCGGCCCGCTGA
- a CDS encoding LysE family translocator: MVPTTNLLAFALAALVLIAVPGPSVLFVIGRTLALGRKGGLLSVLGNAAGEAVQIAAVALGVGVVLAQSLVLFSVVKFAGAAYLVYLGIQAIRHRGGRTTAAGPSDPASTARVLREGFIVGATNPKSIVFFVAVLPQFVDYPAGAIPVQLGILGAAFLLIALASDSAWALAAGTARHWFARSPRRIAALSTTGGVMMIGLGGTLALTGAKNQ, encoded by the coding sequence ATGGTTCCCACCACCAACCTCCTGGCCTTTGCCCTTGCCGCGCTCGTGCTCATCGCCGTCCCGGGGCCCAGCGTCCTGTTCGTGATCGGACGGACCCTGGCCTTGGGCCGCAAGGGCGGACTGCTGAGCGTGCTGGGCAATGCCGCCGGCGAGGCGGTGCAGATCGCCGCGGTGGCCCTGGGCGTCGGGGTGGTCCTGGCCCAGTCCCTCGTGCTGTTCAGCGTGGTGAAGTTCGCCGGCGCCGCCTACCTCGTCTACCTCGGGATCCAGGCGATCCGTCACCGCGGCGGCCGGACGACGGCGGCCGGCCCCTCGGACCCGGCCTCGACTGCCCGGGTGCTCCGGGAGGGATTCATTGTGGGGGCCACGAATCCGAAGTCGATCGTGTTCTTCGTGGCCGTGCTCCCGCAGTTTGTGGACTATCCCGCCGGCGCGATCCCGGTCCAGCTCGGCATCCTGGGCGCGGCCTTCCTGCTGATCGCGCTGGCGTCCGACAGCGCCTGGGCGTTGGCGGCGGGCACGGCCCGGCACTGGTTTGCCCGTTCACCCCGGCGGATCGCCGCACTCAGCACCACCGGCGGCGTCATGATGATCGGCCTCGGCGGCACGCTGGCCCTGACGGGCGCGAAGAACCAGTGA
- a CDS encoding amino acid permease: protein MQQAKTATRPAPAEPGSGSAATAVGAAVDSVLSRGLNVRHIRFMALGSAIGTGLFYGSASAIQKAGPAVLFAYMIGGAAVFMVMRALGEMAVRHPVSGSFGQYASRYLGPLAGFVTGWTYVFEMAIVAIADVTAFSIYMGFWFPGVERWVWVLAIIFFLAALNLLSVKVFGELEFWFSLVKVAAIIAMIAGGAAIIVFGFQTGGATVAPGVGNLVDHGGLFPNGFEGLLASFAVVMFAFGGVETLGITAGEAADPKKVIPKAVNTVPVRVLLFYVLTLGVLMSLFPWDEIGSNGSPFVQIFSSLGIPAAPHILNAVVITAALSAVNSDIFGAGRILFGLARQGHAPASFGKVSRHGVPWMTVVMMTGILLVGVVLNAVIPEDVFLIIASIATFATVWVWAMILASHVAMKREIARKGLPASEFPSPWWPAASVLTIAFMALVIVILGAFEDTRVALYVGAVWLGLLVVAYRLWVRGHGRARAELTDETAQLPQVPAGR from the coding sequence ATGCAACAAGCCAAAACAGCCACGAGGCCGGCGCCCGCCGAGCCCGGCAGCGGCAGTGCCGCCACCGCCGTCGGCGCAGCCGTCGATTCCGTACTCAGCCGGGGACTGAACGTACGCCACATCCGCTTCATGGCACTGGGGTCGGCGATCGGCACGGGGCTCTTCTACGGCTCCGCCTCCGCGATCCAGAAGGCCGGGCCCGCCGTCCTGTTCGCCTACATGATCGGCGGCGCCGCCGTGTTCATGGTGATGCGTGCCCTGGGCGAAATGGCGGTGCGGCACCCGGTGTCGGGCTCGTTCGGCCAGTATGCGAGCCGCTACCTGGGCCCGCTGGCCGGCTTCGTGACCGGCTGGACCTATGTCTTCGAGATGGCCATCGTAGCGATCGCCGACGTCACGGCCTTCAGCATCTACATGGGTTTCTGGTTCCCCGGGGTGGAGCGCTGGGTCTGGGTCCTGGCCATTATCTTCTTCCTCGCCGCCCTGAACCTGCTGAGCGTCAAGGTCTTCGGCGAGCTCGAATTCTGGTTCTCCCTGGTCAAGGTGGCGGCCATCATCGCCATGATCGCCGGCGGTGCCGCGATCATCGTTTTCGGCTTCCAGACCGGCGGCGCCACCGTGGCACCCGGGGTGGGCAATCTCGTAGATCACGGGGGCCTGTTCCCCAACGGGTTTGAAGGGCTCCTGGCCTCGTTCGCGGTGGTCATGTTCGCTTTCGGCGGGGTGGAGACCCTCGGCATCACCGCAGGTGAGGCCGCCGATCCCAAAAAGGTCATCCCCAAGGCCGTCAACACCGTTCCCGTCCGCGTCCTGCTGTTCTACGTGCTGACCCTGGGCGTGCTGATGAGCCTGTTCCCGTGGGACGAGATCGGCAGCAACGGCAGCCCGTTCGTGCAGATCTTCAGCAGCCTGGGCATTCCCGCCGCGCCGCACATCCTCAACGCCGTGGTGATCACGGCGGCGCTCTCGGCCGTCAACAGCGACATCTTCGGCGCGGGCCGGATCCTCTTCGGCCTGGCCCGGCAGGGCCACGCCCCGGCCAGCTTCGGTAAAGTCTCCCGCCATGGGGTGCCGTGGATGACCGTGGTGATGATGACGGGCATCCTGCTGGTGGGCGTGGTCCTGAACGCCGTCATCCCGGAGGACGTGTTCCTGATCATCGCCTCGATCGCGACCTTCGCCACCGTGTGGGTCTGGGCAATGATTCTGGCCTCCCATGTGGCGATGAAGCGCGAGATCGCGCGCAAGGGACTGCCGGCCTCGGAGTTCCCGTCCCCGTGGTGGCCCGCCGCCTCCGTGCTGACCATCGCCTTCATGGCCCTGGTGATCGTGATCCTGGGCGCCTTCGAGGACACCCGCGTGGCACTGTACGTGGGCGCCGTCTGGCTCGGCCTGCTGGTGGTGGCCTACCGGCTATGGGTCCGCGGGCACGGCCGCGCCCGGGCGGAGCTCACCGATGAAACGGCCCAGCTGCCGCAGGTGCCCGCCGGCCGCTGA
- a CDS encoding protein-tyrosine phosphatase family protein, producing MKQTWEPSQDGVLVLPSGRTIRGRGLHYPVPDGPLPEFGLYLLGKQPPRVDWESRWLRWPDLRLPVDQPDALDAFREAWRRSETERVEVACWRGIGRTGTALACIAILDGVPPRQAVAYVRRLYHRRTVETPWQRLYVARFRAPARPDGQPGPAA from the coding sequence ATGAAGCAGACGTGGGAGCCATCCCAGGACGGCGTCCTGGTCCTTCCGTCCGGCCGGACCATCCGCGGCCGCGGTCTGCACTACCCCGTCCCCGACGGCCCGCTTCCCGAGTTCGGCCTCTACCTGCTGGGCAAACAGCCGCCCCGCGTCGACTGGGAGTCCCGCTGGCTGCGCTGGCCCGACCTGCGGCTTCCCGTGGACCAGCCGGACGCGCTCGATGCCTTCCGCGAGGCCTGGCGCCGGTCCGAAACCGAACGGGTGGAGGTGGCCTGCTGGCGCGGCATCGGCCGGACCGGCACGGCACTGGCCTGCATCGCCATCCTGGACGGCGTTCCGCCCCGCCAGGCGGTCGCGTACGTCCGCCGCCTGTACCACCGGCGGACAGTGGAAACTCCGTGGCAGCGGCTGTACGTCGCCCGCTTCCGGGCCCCCGCCCGGCCGGACGGCCAGCCCGGACCGGCCGCCTGA
- a CDS encoding IclR family transcriptional regulator: MPATSSTVNHLPAATADTSASATGPAAVPKTAPAPARKTAGTKVASKVPAAENTLRILKLLASRRGPMAASNIATALGLPRSSVYHLLGVMEANGFVLHLHEEQRYGLGISAFELSSAYSRQEPLSRLGRPMLAALVDVIGESAHLAVLHGRDVLYIVEERAKNRPSLVTDVGVRLPSHLTASGRAILAALPKSQVRALYPNAAAFTSRHETESPIMKYSALSSHLDQVRQRGYATEHGEVTPGFGSIAAAVTDHVGWPTAAVAVTFLEDKLPADQWPALAARVQKVADDLSVRIHGRPSA; the protein is encoded by the coding sequence ATGCCAGCCACCAGCTCCACCGTGAACCACCTGCCGGCCGCGACCGCCGACACCTCGGCGTCCGCAACTGGGCCCGCGGCCGTGCCCAAGACTGCGCCCGCACCTGCCCGCAAAACCGCCGGCACCAAGGTGGCGTCGAAAGTGCCGGCGGCGGAAAATACCCTGCGCATCCTCAAACTGCTGGCCTCCCGGCGCGGGCCGATGGCGGCGTCGAACATTGCCACCGCGCTGGGCCTGCCGCGCTCGAGCGTCTACCACCTGCTCGGCGTGATGGAGGCCAATGGCTTTGTGCTGCACCTGCACGAGGAGCAGCGGTACGGCCTGGGGATCAGCGCCTTCGAGCTCAGTTCGGCCTACTCCCGGCAGGAGCCGCTCTCGCGGCTGGGCCGGCCCATGCTCGCTGCGCTCGTGGACGTGATCGGCGAGAGCGCGCACCTGGCGGTCCTGCACGGCCGCGACGTGCTCTACATCGTGGAGGAGCGGGCCAAGAACCGGCCGTCCCTCGTGACCGACGTCGGAGTCCGGCTGCCCAGCCACCTCACCGCGAGCGGCCGCGCGATTCTGGCCGCCCTGCCGAAGTCCCAGGTGCGGGCGCTGTATCCGAATGCAGCCGCGTTCACATCCCGGCATGAAACCGAGTCGCCCATCATGAAGTACTCCGCGCTGTCCTCGCACCTGGACCAGGTCCGGCAGCGCGGCTACGCCACCGAGCACGGCGAGGTGACGCCCGGTTTCGGCTCGATCGCGGCCGCCGTGACCGACCACGTCGGGTGGCCCACGGCCGCCGTCGCCGTCACGTTCCTGGAGGACAAGTTGCCCGCGGACCAGTGGCCGGCCCTGGCCGCGCGCGTGCAGAAGGTCGCGGACGACCTCTCGGTCCGCATCCACGGCCGCCCCTCGGCCTGA
- a CDS encoding urocanate hydratase, with product MAPADFTTGARPVKAARGTELTAKSWQTEAPLRMLMNNLDPEVAERPDDLVVYGGTGRAVRSWSAFDAITRTLETMEKDETLLVQSGKPVGVFRTNEWAPRVLLANSNLVGDWATWPEFRRLEAEGLTMYGQMTAGSWIYIGTQGILQGTFETFAAIARKLTGDENGTLAGTLTLTGGCGGMGGAQPLAVTLNDGACLIVDVDETRLRRRAGKRYLDEVETDLDAAIAKVLKAKEERRGWSVGYVGNAATVFPEILRRHNAGELTVDIVTDQTSAHDPLSYLPEGITVEEWHREAAADPEGFTKKAQASMAKHVQAMVEFQDAGAEVFDYGNSIRDEARKGGYERAFEFPGFVPAYIRPLFCEGLGPFRWVALSGDPEDIAVTDKAIKELFPENKHLHKWIDAAQERVEFEGLPARICWLGYGERAKAGLLFNQLVKEGKVKAPIVIGRDHLDSGSVASPYRETEAMKDGSDAIADWPLLNALTAASSGATWVSIHHGGGVGIGRSIHTGQVSVADGTELAAQKLERLLTNDPGMGVIRHADAGYDRALEVAKERGVRIPMNESK from the coding sequence ATGGCACCCGCCGATTTCACCACCGGTGCCCGCCCGGTCAAAGCAGCCCGCGGCACCGAGCTCACCGCCAAGAGCTGGCAGACGGAAGCCCCGCTGCGCATGCTCATGAACAACCTCGACCCCGAGGTCGCCGAGCGGCCCGATGACCTCGTGGTCTACGGCGGCACCGGCCGTGCCGTCCGGTCCTGGTCCGCGTTCGACGCCATCACCCGCACCCTGGAAACGATGGAGAAGGACGAGACCTTGCTGGTCCAGTCCGGCAAGCCCGTGGGCGTCTTCCGCACCAACGAATGGGCCCCCCGCGTCCTGCTGGCCAACTCGAACCTCGTCGGCGACTGGGCCACCTGGCCGGAATTCCGCCGGCTCGAGGCCGAGGGCCTGACGATGTACGGCCAGATGACCGCCGGGTCCTGGATCTACATCGGCACCCAGGGCATCCTGCAGGGCACCTTCGAGACCTTCGCCGCCATCGCCCGCAAGCTCACCGGCGACGAGAACGGCACCCTCGCCGGCACCCTGACCCTAACCGGCGGCTGCGGCGGCATGGGCGGGGCCCAGCCGCTCGCCGTCACCCTCAACGACGGCGCCTGCCTGATTGTCGACGTGGACGAGACCCGCCTGCGCCGCCGCGCCGGCAAGCGCTACCTCGACGAGGTCGAGACCGACCTCGACGCCGCAATCGCCAAGGTCCTCAAGGCCAAGGAAGAGCGCCGCGGCTGGTCCGTAGGCTACGTCGGCAACGCCGCCACGGTCTTCCCGGAGATCCTTCGCCGCCACAACGCCGGCGAACTCACCGTGGACATCGTCACGGACCAGACCTCCGCGCACGATCCCCTGAGCTACCTGCCCGAGGGCATCACGGTCGAGGAATGGCACCGCGAGGCCGCCGCGGACCCGGAAGGCTTCACCAAGAAGGCCCAGGCCTCCATGGCCAAGCACGTCCAGGCCATGGTCGAGTTCCAGGACGCCGGCGCCGAGGTCTTCGACTACGGCAACTCCATCCGCGACGAGGCACGCAAGGGCGGCTACGAGCGCGCCTTCGAATTCCCCGGCTTCGTCCCGGCCTACATCCGCCCGCTGTTCTGCGAGGGCCTCGGCCCGTTCCGCTGGGTGGCCCTTTCCGGTGATCCCGAGGACATCGCGGTCACGGACAAGGCCATCAAGGAGCTGTTCCCCGAGAACAAGCACCTGCACAAGTGGATCGACGCAGCGCAGGAGCGCGTCGAATTCGAAGGGCTGCCGGCCCGCATCTGCTGGCTCGGCTACGGCGAACGCGCCAAGGCCGGCCTGCTGTTCAACCAGCTCGTCAAGGAAGGCAAGGTCAAGGCCCCGATCGTCATCGGCCGCGACCACCTCGACTCCGGCTCCGTCGCATCCCCGTACCGCGAAACCGAAGCCATGAAGGACGGCTCCGACGCGATCGCCGACTGGCCGCTGCTCAACGCCCTGACCGCCGCCTCTTCCGGCGCCACCTGGGTCTCCATCCACCACGGCGGCGGCGTGGGCATCGGCCGCTCCATCCACACCGGCCAGGTCTCCGTGGCCGACGGCACCGAGCTCGCGGCCCAGAAGCTTGAGCGCCTGCTCACCAACGACCCCGGCATGGGCGTCATCCGCCACGCCGACGCCGGCTACGACCGCGCCCTCGAGGTCGCCAAGGAACGCGGCGTCCGCATCCCCATGAACGAAAGCAAGTAG